GCCTGGCTGACCGACTGGCGCGGGCGCTATACCGGCCGGGCGCTGGCCCTGGCCTCCCCCGCATCGACCGCCGAAGTTTCCGCCCTGATGCGTCTGTGCGCCCGGCACCGGGTGCCGATCGTGCCCCAGGGCGGCAACAGCGGCATGTCGGGCGGCGCCACCCCCGACGATAGCGGGCAGGCGCTGGTTCTCTCACTGCGCCGGATGGACGCGATCCGCACGATCGACCGCGATGCGCGGCAGGCGGTGTGCGAGGCGGGGGTCGTGCTCCAGACACTGCACGAAGCGGCTGCGGCCGAGCGGCTGCGGTTCCCGCTGACGCTGGGGGGCAAGGGGTCCGCGACTGTCGGCGGGCTGATCGCGACCAATGCCGGGGGCACCCAGGTCCTGCGCCACGGCACGATGCGCGCGCAGGTTCTGGGGCTGGAGGGAGTGCTGGCCGACGGCAGCGTGTTCGATACGCTCACTCCGCTGAAGAAGGACAATCGCGGGTTCGATCTCAAGCAGCTCCTGATCGGGTCGGAAGGGACGCTGGGCGTGATTACCGCCGCGACATTGCGCCTCCTGCCCGAAATCGGGGGCCGTGTCGTGTTGTGGGCCGGGCTCAATTCGATCTCCGACGCGCGCCGCCTGCTGCTCCATTGCGAAGCGCGGGCGGGCGGCGAGATGGAAGGGTTCGAGGTGATCCCGGCGCATTCGCTTGCCGCCGTGCTCGACCATCTGCCCGATGCCCGCAGCCCGCTGGCCGGGGATCATCGCTGGCACGCATTGATAGAGCTGGTGGGCGGCCCGGGCGAGGCGGACCGCCTTCCCGCCCTCGCCGAAAGCCTTCTGGGCCAGGCGTTCGAGGCCGGGCTGGTCGAAGACGCGACGATCGCCGCCAATGAAGCGCAGGCGGAGCAGTTCTGGCTG
The nucleotide sequence above comes from Pelagerythrobacter marensis. Encoded proteins:
- a CDS encoding FAD-binding oxidoreductase: MRDPDSFLAAAADLLGQRGFTRDPELMDAWLTDWRGRYTGRALALASPASTAEVSALMRLCARHRVPIVPQGGNSGMSGGATPDDSGQALVLSLRRMDAIRTIDRDARQAVCEAGVVLQTLHEAAAAERLRFPLTLGGKGSATVGGLIATNAGGTQVLRHGTMRAQVLGLEGVLADGSVFDTLTPLKKDNRGFDLKQLLIGSEGTLGVITAATLRLLPEIGGRVVLWAGLNSISDARRLLLHCEARAGGEMEGFEVIPAHSLAAVLDHLPDARSPLAGDHRWHALIELVGGPGEADRLPALAESLLGQAFEAGLVEDATIAANEAQAEQFWLLRDSISPAERAIGPAMQHDISVPVDRMAAFVEHAVPEVEARFSGTRAVAFGHLGDGNVHFHVLAPQGAPRGEWEDGEGKAISSFVHDLVTDWGGSISAEHGIGQMKRDELERLGDPVAMAMMRSVKQALDPQGLLNPGKLVALAPGASSN